A part of Pseudomonas lutea genomic DNA contains:
- a CDS encoding NAD-dependent succinate-semialdehyde dehydrogenase, whose protein sequence is MSSISTPNVATSRNPATGELIATYPFQTQSEVEQLLDANGAAFRLWRATPMAERVLAYRRLAATLRERSESFAALITAEMGKTLGAARGEVEKCAATIEWIADNGPAILADEPVKVEGEDEVHVSFLPIGTVLAVMPWNFPLWQVIRASGPIMLSGNGFMLKHAPNVMGSAYALQEAYESAGFPKGLFTNLIADNETVARTIEDPRIAAVTLTGSMRAGSAVAATAGKALKKSLLELGGSDAFIVLADANIDLAVKAAVEARFQNAGQVCLAAKRFILEAPIAEQFTRKFVAAVEQLKVGDPLDSANNVGPMARADLRDELDGQVQRTLAAGATLLLGGHKIDGPGNFYAPTVLGDVAPGMAAFDEETFGPVAAITVAANAEEAIVLANTSDYGLGGSLWTQDIARAQRIARRLETGGVFINGFPATNARIPVGGVKKSGYGRELSHFGLREFTNAQAVWAKSVD, encoded by the coding sequence TTGAGCTCGATCTCTACGCCAAATGTCGCCACGTCGCGCAACCCCGCTACCGGCGAGCTGATCGCCACCTATCCTTTCCAGACGCAGAGCGAAGTCGAGCAATTGCTTGATGCCAACGGTGCGGCTTTTCGCCTCTGGCGCGCCACGCCGATGGCCGAGCGAGTATTGGCTTATCGCCGTCTGGCCGCCACGCTGCGCGAGCGCTCGGAGTCCTTTGCTGCGTTGATCACTGCCGAGATGGGCAAGACCCTGGGCGCCGCGCGAGGGGAGGTGGAGAAATGCGCCGCCACGATCGAGTGGATTGCCGATAACGGCCCAGCGATTCTCGCCGACGAGCCGGTCAAGGTAGAGGGCGAGGATGAGGTCCACGTTTCGTTTTTGCCGATTGGCACTGTGCTGGCGGTGATGCCCTGGAATTTCCCGCTGTGGCAGGTGATTCGCGCTTCCGGGCCGATCATGCTGTCGGGCAACGGCTTCATGCTCAAGCATGCACCGAACGTGATGGGCTCGGCTTATGCGTTGCAAGAGGCCTATGAATCCGCTGGCTTCCCTAAAGGGTTGTTCACCAACCTCATTGCCGATAACGAAACGGTCGCCCGCACGATTGAAGACCCACGCATCGCGGCCGTGACCTTGACCGGCAGCATGCGCGCTGGTTCGGCGGTGGCGGCCACTGCCGGCAAGGCGCTCAAGAAAAGCCTGTTGGAACTGGGCGGTTCGGATGCGTTCATCGTTCTGGCCGACGCCAACATTGACCTGGCAGTGAAAGCGGCCGTCGAAGCACGCTTTCAGAATGCCGGTCAGGTCTGCCTGGCCGCCAAACGCTTTATCCTTGAAGCGCCAATAGCCGAGCAATTCACGCGCAAATTCGTCGCGGCGGTTGAGCAACTGAAGGTCGGTGACCCGCTCGACAGCGCAAATAATGTCGGCCCTATGGCCCGTGCCGATTTGCGTGACGAGCTTGATGGCCAGGTGCAACGCACACTCGCCGCTGGCGCGACTTTGCTGCTGGGCGGGCACAAGATTGACGGCCCGGGCAACTTTTATGCACCTACCGTGCTGGGCGATGTGGCGCCAGGCATGGCGGCCTTTGATGAAGAAACATTTGGCCCGGTGGCAGCCATCACTGTCGCTGCGAATGCGGAAGAAGCCATCGTGCTGGCCAACACCAGCGATTATGGTTTGGGCGGCAGCCTGTGGACCCAGGACATCGCGCGGGCCCAGCGCATCGCCCGTCGTCTGGAGACCGGTGGCGTGTTCATCAATGGTTTCCCGGCCACCAATGCGCGTATCCCGGTGGGCGGCGTCAAGAAGAGCGGCTATGGCCGCGAACTCTCGCACTTCGGCCTGCGCGAGTTCACTAACGCGCAGGCTGTCTGGGCCAAAAGCGTTGACTGA
- a CDS encoding helix-turn-helix transcriptional regulator, which yields MAKRPSIEQRREFGKFLSSRRARLDPKDFGLPEGPRRTPGLRREEVAALAGVSVSWYTWLEQGRDIQPSPDALQRISKVLKLDRVESAHLYALSALEVPTAPTGGGVTAGLEMLVRAVNPIPAYVRNARLDILAWNDAIAELFVDYGSLQPHERNTLRLLFLYIPYRTIILDWEQMARGMISAFRASRALAQDKAPFDSLVEELSALSPEFQEWWQDTEVKGFEEGRKRLLHPISGYIDFTYVALTPEGRPDLSLVTYIPRHTAYDSRS from the coding sequence ATGGCAAAAAGACCGTCCATTGAACAGCGACGCGAGTTCGGCAAGTTTCTCTCCAGCCGCCGCGCGCGGCTTGATCCGAAAGATTTCGGTTTGCCTGAAGGACCGCGTCGGACCCCGGGATTGCGTCGCGAGGAAGTCGCGGCTTTGGCTGGCGTGAGTGTCAGCTGGTACACCTGGCTCGAACAGGGCCGGGACATTCAGCCTTCTCCGGATGCGCTGCAACGGATCTCCAAGGTGCTCAAGCTGGATCGTGTGGAGTCCGCTCACCTGTATGCGCTCTCTGCGCTTGAGGTGCCGACCGCGCCAACCGGGGGAGGGGTGACCGCCGGCCTGGAAATGCTGGTGCGCGCGGTCAATCCCATCCCCGCCTATGTTCGCAACGCCCGCCTGGATATCCTCGCGTGGAACGACGCCATCGCCGAGCTGTTCGTGGATTACGGCTCGCTGCAGCCTCATGAGCGCAACACGTTGCGTCTGTTGTTTTTGTATATCCCGTACCGGACCATCATCCTTGACTGGGAACAGATGGCCCGAGGCATGATCAGTGCGTTTCGGGCTTCACGCGCGCTGGCTCAGGACAAGGCACCGTTCGACAGTCTGGTTGAAGAGCTCTCCGCCCTCAGCCCCGAGTTTCAGGAGTGGTGGCAGGACACCGAAGTCAAAGGATTCGAAGAAGGCCGCAAGCGCCTGTTGCATCCCATCAGCGGCTATATCGATTTCACCTACGTCGCCCTGACACCCGAGGGGCGACCGGACTTGTCGCTGGTGACCTACATCCCGCGCCACACTGCCTATGACTCACGGTCATAG
- a CDS encoding methyl-accepting chemotaxis protein, with product MNPFNLLNRSRASGQGAISLNCTAGELDRVLAGVRSMPVLVTGFVSPHLDIDQIAARIKQRFPDSTLSLCTTSGELCNSSGSLYCATGDRWDRIVLQLFERSVIASAEVVMVPLECEDIRSGGKRMEMRERIDKLVGNIRRAQVTTSIDHRDTLAYVVFDGLSASESFFMEALYESGRFPCLFVGGSAGGKSDFKKTLIHDGKRSYQNHAQIVFIKTAPDIRFGVFKSQNFKPAGLTLSVLTASVEDRTIDQVIDGQGNIMSMVQALCNAFSCDAQALEKNLADYSFAIRVGDELFVRSIARIDHAQQIIQLFCDVAPGEELVMVKRTPLREATRVDYEQFLRGKGGQPVAAILNDCILRRANNGKDLGSMAGLFGDVPLVGFSTFGEILGLNLNQTLTAIFFFRVAKGASFADEYVDRFIAHYGEFKAFFLRRQLKKMVGLNHVIVKQIESFKLNDFNNALDTRGLDTKVLPVFEGLAALGRVLAQAGQQQEEMSTQIKHYSGELHLSMDDLAGTIDQQNAVSANAGSTVEALASQADEAVVGARALAGSSLRIQSIVQVIQQIAGQTNLLALNAAIEAARAGDLGRGFAVVADEVRKLAEITRKNAAEIGVDIDLLSSEIQRVAQQIEDQSTGVSALREMLDTLEHSSQATEGTARRTKAIADTLTGLTHARP from the coding sequence ATGAACCCATTCAACCTCTTAAATCGATCCCGAGCCAGCGGCCAGGGAGCGATCAGCCTTAACTGCACGGCAGGCGAACTCGACCGTGTCCTGGCAGGGGTGCGTTCAATGCCCGTTCTGGTCACAGGTTTTGTCTCGCCGCATTTGGACATCGACCAGATCGCCGCGCGCATCAAGCAACGCTTCCCCGACAGCACACTCAGCCTGTGCACCACCTCGGGCGAGCTGTGCAACAGTTCTGGCAGCCTGTACTGCGCCACCGGAGATCGCTGGGATCGCATCGTGTTGCAGCTGTTCGAACGAAGCGTGATTGCCTCGGCCGAGGTGGTGATGGTGCCGCTGGAGTGCGAAGACATACGCAGCGGCGGCAAGCGAATGGAGATGCGCGAGCGCATTGATAAGCTGGTCGGCAACATCCGCCGCGCTCAGGTGACCACCAGCATTGATCATCGCGACACCCTCGCCTATGTGGTGTTCGACGGGCTGTCGGCATCCGAATCGTTCTTCATGGAAGCGCTGTATGAGTCCGGTCGTTTTCCCTGCCTCTTTGTAGGCGGCTCGGCCGGGGGCAAATCGGATTTCAAGAAGACGCTCATTCACGACGGCAAGCGCAGCTACCAGAACCATGCGCAAATAGTCTTCATCAAGACCGCCCCCGATATTCGGTTCGGCGTGTTCAAAAGCCAGAACTTCAAGCCTGCCGGGCTGACCCTGAGCGTTCTGACCGCGTCCGTTGAAGATCGTACGATCGATCAGGTGATCGACGGCCAGGGCAACATCATGAGCATGGTGCAGGCCCTGTGTAATGCATTCAGCTGTGATGCCCAGGCGCTGGAAAAGAACCTCGCGGATTACTCGTTTGCCATTCGGGTGGGCGATGAGTTGTTTGTGCGTTCCATTGCGCGGATCGACCATGCACAGCAAATCATCCAACTGTTCTGCGACGTGGCACCTGGCGAAGAATTGGTGATGGTCAAACGCACCCCGTTGCGCGAAGCCACGCGCGTCGATTATGAGCAGTTCCTCAGGGGCAAGGGCGGGCAACCCGTCGCCGCCATCCTCAATGACTGCATCTTGCGCAGGGCGAACAACGGCAAGGATCTGGGCAGCATGGCCGGATTGTTTGGGGATGTGCCTCTGGTGGGATTCTCGACGTTCGGTGAAATTCTGGGCCTGAACCTCAACCAGACGCTCACGGCGATCTTCTTTTTCAGAGTGGCGAAAGGCGCGTCTTTCGCGGACGAGTATGTTGATCGCTTCATTGCGCACTATGGCGAGTTCAAGGCGTTTTTCCTGCGCCGCCAGTTGAAGAAAATGGTCGGCCTGAACCACGTTATCGTGAAGCAGATCGAGTCCTTCAAGCTGAACGATTTCAACAATGCGCTGGATACCCGTGGGTTGGACACCAAGGTGTTGCCGGTTTTCGAAGGCCTGGCTGCACTGGGTCGCGTTTTGGCTCAAGCCGGCCAGCAGCAGGAAGAGATGTCCACTCAAATCAAGCACTATTCTGGCGAGTTACACCTGTCGATGGACGATCTGGCAGGCACCATAGACCAACAGAACGCGGTGTCGGCGAATGCCGGCAGCACGGTTGAAGCACTGGCCAGCCAGGCGGACGAAGCGGTGGTCGGCGCGCGTGCGCTGGCCGGGTCAAGCCTGCGTATTCAATCGATCGTACAAGTGATCCAGCAGATCGCCGGCCAGACCAATCTTCTTGCCCTCAACGCAGCCATTGAGGCAGCACGGGCGGGTGATTTGGGTCGCGGCTTTGCGGTCGTGGCGGACGAGGTGCGCAAGCTGGCGGAAATCACGCGCAAGAATGCCGCAGAAATCGGCGTTGATATCGATTTGCTCTCAAGCGAGATCCAGCGCGTGGCGCAGCAGATCGAGGACCAGTCCACCGGCGTGAGTGCCTTGCGCGAAATGCTCGACACGCTGGAACACTCCAGTCAGGCCACCGAAGGCACTGCTCGGCGGACCAAGGCCATCGCTGACACATTGACCGGCTTGACCCACGCCAGACCTTGA
- a CDS encoding type 1 glutamine amidotransferase domain-containing protein, translated as MNVLMILTSHDQLGDTGKKTGFWLEEFAAPYYTFIDANAQVTLASPKGGQPPLDPKSDEPDAQTEATRRFKADSNAQAALANTLPLGEIDPYNFDAVFYPGGHGPLWDLAEDLDSKVLIEAFYAANKPIAAVCHAPGVFKNVCTPDGHPVVHGKKVTGFTNSEEQAAGLTEVVPFLVEDMLKEKGALYSKAADWASYVVEDGHLITGQNPASSEAAAEALLKRLAQEQAD; from the coding sequence ATGAACGTTCTTATGATTCTTACATCGCACGATCAGCTCGGCGACACCGGTAAAAAGACCGGGTTTTGGCTCGAAGAATTCGCGGCGCCGTATTACACCTTCATAGACGCAAACGCCCAGGTCACCTTGGCGTCGCCAAAGGGCGGACAGCCGCCGCTGGACCCAAAAAGCGACGAGCCCGATGCCCAGACCGAAGCCACGCGCCGCTTCAAGGCAGACAGCAATGCGCAGGCGGCCCTGGCAAATACGCTGCCGCTGGGCGAAATCGATCCCTACAATTTCGACGCCGTGTTTTACCCGGGTGGCCACGGCCCGCTGTGGGACCTGGCTGAAGATCTGGATTCCAAAGTGCTGATCGAAGCTTTCTACGCTGCCAATAAGCCGATTGCTGCCGTTTGCCACGCGCCTGGGGTATTTAAGAACGTCTGCACACCTGACGGCCATCCAGTGGTGCATGGGAAGAAGGTCACAGGCTTTACCAACTCTGAGGAGCAAGCCGCCGGCCTGACCGAGGTCGTGCCGTTTCTGGTCGAAGACATGCTCAAGGAAAAAGGTGCCCTTTATTCCAAAGCTGCAGATTGGGCCAGCTATGTGGTGGAAGACGGCCATTTGATCACCGGTCAGAACCCGGCTTCGTCCGAAGCCGCGGCTGAGGCACTGCTCAAGCGCCTGGCCCAGGAACAGGCGGACTGA
- a CDS encoding sigma-70 family RNA polymerase sigma factor — protein sequence MSLVHPALAHTVDGLFRAHNAWLTGWLRRKLGCPHSAADLAQDTFIKVLVSRSAQQIEEPRAFLTTVARRVLCNYYRRQDLERAYYQTLAELPEGVMPSEEEKAIILETLVELDQLLDGLPVPVRRAFLMSQVDGLSHGDIASALGISIATVKRHINKAALRCYFAL from the coding sequence ATGTCTCTCGTCCACCCTGCCCTTGCACACACCGTAGACGGCCTGTTCCGGGCGCATAACGCCTGGTTGACGGGTTGGTTGAGGCGCAAGCTCGGCTGCCCCCACAGCGCAGCTGATTTGGCGCAGGACACGTTCATCAAAGTCCTGGTCTCCCGCAGTGCACAGCAAATTGAAGAGCCGAGAGCGTTCCTGACCACGGTAGCGCGGCGGGTGCTGTGCAATTACTACCGGCGTCAGGACCTTGAACGCGCCTATTACCAGACACTTGCAGAACTGCCTGAAGGCGTTATGCCGTCTGAGGAAGAAAAGGCAATCATTCTTGAAACCCTTGTGGAACTCGATCAGCTACTGGACGGGCTTCCTGTTCCCGTGAGGCGCGCTTTTCTGATGTCCCAAGTCGATGGTTTGAGCCACGGCGATATCGCCAGTGCGCTTGGCATTTCCATCGCAACGGTCAAACGCCATATCAATAAGGCTGCGTTGCGCTGCTATTTCGCCCTATGA
- a CDS encoding FecR domain-containing protein, with protein sequence MNPNGDSLNKSDIPPEVAQQAIDWLLETQEGPLSAARQKAWQVWLNGNAEHQRAWAHIQRVNQRLSGLSSPLAHAALGAPNSKGRRHALKLLLLLGAGSVAGLSLRDQFALQPLLADYNSGVGEQRNVSLGDGSRIQLNTASAVDVEFNAQQRRIRLLSGEILVTDSVDPRPLSLLTAEGNINVATASSRINLRQFKGRTQLAVFAGTVELQVADQARPGLILQAQQQVTFSRTAWGSIQPLDAGSGAWTHGMLVASSMKLGDFLDELSRYRRGRLNCDVNVANLLISGTYPVADSERILDTLETVLPVHVQRFTRYWVNVQARG encoded by the coding sequence ATGAACCCCAACGGCGATTCCCTCAATAAGTCCGATATCCCGCCTGAAGTAGCGCAGCAGGCCATCGACTGGCTGCTGGAGACGCAAGAAGGGCCTTTAAGCGCAGCTCGCCAGAAGGCCTGGCAGGTCTGGCTCAATGGCAACGCCGAGCATCAGCGGGCATGGGCGCATATACAGCGGGTCAATCAACGCCTGAGCGGTCTTTCCTCACCGCTCGCACATGCGGCGCTGGGTGCGCCCAACTCCAAGGGGCGACGCCATGCCCTCAAACTGCTGTTGCTGCTGGGGGCGGGCTCCGTCGCGGGTCTGAGCCTGCGTGACCAGTTTGCGCTGCAGCCCCTGCTCGCGGACTACAACAGTGGCGTAGGCGAACAGCGCAACGTATCCCTGGGGGATGGCAGCCGGATTCAGCTGAACACTGCCAGCGCCGTGGATGTGGAATTCAATGCACAGCAGCGTCGGATACGGTTGCTGTCCGGAGAAATCCTTGTGACCGATTCGGTGGACCCTCGCCCGCTGAGCCTCCTGACTGCCGAAGGCAACATCAACGTCGCGACCGCCTCCAGTCGTATCAATCTGCGTCAGTTCAAGGGCCGCACGCAACTGGCGGTGTTCGCTGGAACAGTTGAGCTGCAAGTCGCTGACCAGGCGAGACCTGGCCTTATCTTGCAAGCGCAGCAACAGGTGACGTTTAGCCGCACTGCATGGGGAAGCATACAACCGCTGGACGCCGGCAGCGGAGCCTGGACCCACGGCATGCTTGTCGCGTCGAGCATGAAGCTGGGCGACTTCCTTGACGAGCTGTCGCGTTACCGCCGTGGCCGTCTGAACTGCGATGTGAACGTGGCCAACCTGCTGATCTCCGGCACTTACCCAGTGGCTGACAGCGAACGCATTCTCGACACGCTGGAAACCGTCTTGCCTGTGCATGTGCAGCGTTTTACTCGCTATTGGGTCAACGTGCAGGCGCGGGGTTAA
- the fecA gene encoding TonB-dependent Fe(3+) dicitrate receptor FecA, with product MSARPTQPSPLGRTLRHIIFSASFSLGSLSIAHAAETGPKAYDIAPSELETALNQFGRESGVLISYGSQVASGLRSRGLQGQYTPGQGLAALLEGTGLQAVADGNNGFTVQAASASAAPIELGVSTVVGDWLGEAQQINVFEHPGARDVVRREEFERAGATSARDVLNRVPGVNAPENNGTGSHDMALNFGIRGLNPRLATRSTVLMDGIPVPFAPYGQPQLSFAPISMGNMDAVDVVRGGGAVRYGPQNVGGIVNFVTRAIPDEATLKGGVQTETSPGSSHDGFKTTGNLLAGGTADNGMGGAILYSGVRGGDWREHSDTQIDDLILKGKYQIDEANSLNAMAQYYDGEAQMPGGLSVADYDADPYQSTRLKDKFWGRRTLLNVGYRYEQDARVFTANTFFTETLRSGYLDQGSFVSLSPREYWVRGLETRLSQGFAVGESSHEVGIGYRYVNEAGHEMRYREPVNGDLPTTASRNDRDTRGATEAHAFYIDDRIDIGKWTVTPGIRYEMIDTAQNNNLSGVKYQGDYNTALPALNVLYHLTDSWNLYANTEGSFGSVQYSQMPNRVTGGEVKPEKARTWELGTRYDNGNLRAEIGTFLINFDNQYDSNQTNDTIIARGETRHQGIESSINYALDALTPALAGYDIYATYAFVDATIRENGPNKGNRVPFSSKHKGTMGVSYTGGPWKLNLDGSFQSSQFADNANTSDESADGSTGRIPGYMVFSSRAGYDFGPQLSDLNVAVGIKNMLNRQYYTRSFDDNNRGKYVGEPRTVYVQTSVAF from the coding sequence ATGTCAGCCCGCCCCACACAGCCCTCCCCTTTGGGACGCACGTTGCGCCACATCATTTTTAGCGCAAGCTTTTCGCTGGGTAGCCTCTCGATAGCCCATGCCGCCGAGACGGGGCCCAAAGCCTATGACATCGCCCCGAGTGAACTGGAAACGGCGTTGAATCAGTTTGGTCGGGAATCAGGCGTCCTGATCTCGTATGGCTCACAGGTCGCCAGCGGCCTGAGGAGTCGCGGCCTCCAAGGTCAATACACACCCGGGCAAGGTCTGGCCGCGTTGCTTGAAGGCACGGGTCTTCAAGCCGTTGCCGATGGGAATAATGGCTTTACCGTGCAAGCTGCCAGTGCATCTGCCGCACCGATCGAGTTGGGGGTATCAACGGTAGTCGGCGACTGGCTGGGTGAAGCGCAGCAGATCAATGTTTTCGAACACCCTGGCGCACGAGACGTCGTTCGCCGCGAGGAATTCGAGCGCGCAGGTGCCACCTCGGCACGTGATGTGCTGAACCGCGTGCCCGGCGTCAACGCTCCGGAAAATAACGGCACCGGCAGCCATGACATGGCACTGAATTTCGGTATTCGCGGCCTCAATCCGCGCCTGGCGACGCGCTCGACCGTCTTGATGGATGGCATCCCGGTACCCTTCGCGCCGTACGGCCAGCCTCAGTTGTCATTCGCGCCGATCAGCATGGGCAACATGGATGCAGTGGACGTCGTGCGCGGCGGCGGCGCGGTGCGCTACGGCCCCCAAAACGTGGGCGGCATCGTTAACTTCGTGACCCGAGCCATCCCCGACGAAGCCACGCTCAAGGGCGGCGTTCAGACCGAGACCAGTCCAGGCTCCAGCCATGACGGCTTCAAAACCACCGGTAACCTGTTGGCCGGGGGGACTGCTGATAACGGTATGGGCGGGGCGATTCTCTATTCCGGCGTTCGCGGCGGCGACTGGCGCGAGCACAGCGACACGCAAATTGATGACCTGATTCTCAAGGGTAAATACCAGATTGATGAGGCCAACAGCCTGAACGCGATGGCTCAGTACTACGATGGCGAAGCCCAGATGCCGGGCGGCCTCAGCGTCGCGGACTACGATGCCGATCCGTATCAATCGACGCGTCTGAAAGACAAGTTCTGGGGCCGACGCACACTGCTCAACGTTGGTTATCGCTACGAGCAGGACGCGCGGGTCTTCACCGCCAACACATTCTTCACCGAGACGCTGCGCAGCGGTTATCTGGACCAAGGCAGCTTTGTGTCTCTGTCGCCCCGAGAATATTGGGTGCGTGGTCTGGAAACCCGTCTATCCCAGGGCTTCGCGGTGGGGGAGTCTTCGCATGAGGTCGGCATCGGCTATCGCTACGTGAACGAAGCAGGTCATGAGATGCGCTATCGTGAGCCGGTAAATGGTGACTTGCCCACAACTGCCAGCCGCAACGACCGTGACACCCGTGGCGCGACCGAGGCTCATGCATTTTATATTGACGACCGAATCGACATCGGCAAATGGACCGTCACCCCAGGCATTCGCTACGAGATGATCGACACTGCTCAAAACAACAACCTGAGCGGTGTCAAATACCAGGGCGACTACAACACAGCACTCCCTGCACTGAACGTGCTTTACCACCTGACCGACAGCTGGAATCTGTACGCCAATACCGAGGGCTCGTTCGGAAGCGTGCAATACAGCCAGATGCCCAACCGCGTAACCGGCGGCGAAGTGAAGCCGGAGAAGGCGCGGACATGGGAGCTCGGCACCCGCTATGACAACGGTAACCTGCGGGCCGAGATCGGGACGTTCCTGATCAACTTCGACAACCAGTACGACAGCAACCAGACAAACGACACCATTATCGCGCGCGGCGAGACACGCCATCAGGGGATCGAATCGAGCATCAACTACGCTCTGGACGCCTTGACGCCTGCCTTGGCGGGTTACGACATCTATGCAACCTATGCCTTCGTCGACGCTACGATCCGAGAAAATGGCCCCAACAAAGGCAACCGTGTGCCGTTTTCGTCAAAGCACAAGGGCACGATGGGAGTGAGTTACACAGGGGGCCCATGGAAGTTGAACCTGGACGGCTCGTTTCAGAGCAGTCAGTTTGCCGACAATGCCAACACTTCGGACGAAAGCGCTGACGGCAGTACCGGGCGCATTCCCGGCTACATGGTGTTCAGCAGCCGCGCCGGCTACGACTTCGGCCCTCAGCTGTCTGATTTGAATGTTGCAGTTGGCATCAAAAATATGCTCAACCGCCAGTACTACACTCGCTCGTTCGACGATAACAACCGAGGCAAATACGTCGGGGAGCCCCGTACGGTTTACGTACAGACTTCAGTTGCGTTTTGA
- a CDS encoding glutathione S-transferase family protein → MIIVHHLNNSRSQRILWLLEELALPYEIKHYQRDANTNLAPAELKAINPLGKSPVIEDGPHVLIESGAIVDYLIRRHGNGQLQPDPSTATYDEYVQWLHFAEGSAMLPLMLNLYVGRLGEAGKPLQPRIESELANYLGYLEAALSLTPYLVGEELSGADIQMSFIGEFAKSQGMLQHYPNLEAWIERFQARPAYAKAIEKGGEYKFAG, encoded by the coding sequence ATGATCATCGTTCACCATCTCAACAATTCCCGCTCGCAGCGTATTTTATGGCTACTGGAGGAGCTGGCGCTGCCCTACGAGATCAAGCACTACCAGCGAGACGCCAACACCAACCTCGCTCCGGCTGAACTGAAAGCCATTAACCCGCTGGGCAAATCACCGGTTATTGAGGATGGCCCTCATGTGCTGATCGAGTCCGGCGCTATCGTCGATTACCTGATCCGCCGCCATGGCAACGGCCAGCTGCAACCCGACCCAAGCACTGCGACGTACGACGAGTACGTGCAATGGCTGCACTTCGCAGAGGGTTCGGCCATGCTGCCGTTGATGCTTAACCTATATGTTGGGCGCCTCGGGGAAGCCGGCAAGCCGCTGCAACCGCGGATCGAATCCGAGCTGGCCAATTATCTGGGCTATCTGGAAGCTGCATTGAGTCTTACACCGTACCTGGTGGGTGAAGAACTGAGCGGCGCGGACATCCAAATGAGCTTCATTGGCGAATTTGCCAAATCCCAAGGGATGCTGCAGCACTACCCTAACCTGGAGGCATGGATCGAACGGTTCCAGGCGCGTCCGGCGTATGCCAAGGCAATCGAAAAGGGTGGTGAATACAAGTTCGCGGGATGA
- the queC gene encoding 7-cyano-7-deazaguanine synthase QueC produces MSDKRAVILLSGGLDSATVVAMAKADGFDCYTMSFDYGQRHRAELQAAERVASDMGVIEHKVIGLNLNGIGGSALTDSSIPVPETAGEGIPVTYVPARNTVFLSLALGWAEVLGARDIFIGVNAVDYSGYPDCRPEFVEAFERMANLATKAGVEGQGFTIRAPLQMLSKADIVKAGTRLGVDYGLTVSCYQADEQGRACGKCDSCRLRAEGFAAAGVTDPTRYF; encoded by the coding sequence ATGAGTGACAAAAGAGCGGTCATCCTGCTGTCCGGTGGGCTGGATTCGGCCACCGTGGTCGCGATGGCGAAAGCTGATGGTTTCGACTGCTACACCATGAGTTTCGATTACGGCCAACGTCATCGCGCCGAGCTGCAGGCGGCCGAGCGCGTGGCATCGGACATGGGCGTCATCGAACATAAAGTCATTGGCCTGAATCTGAATGGCATCGGCGGTTCGGCATTGACCGACAGCAGCATTCCCGTGCCGGAGACGGCGGGTGAGGGCATCCCGGTGACTTACGTGCCGGCGCGCAATACCGTTTTCCTGTCGCTGGCGCTTGGGTGGGCAGAGGTACTGGGAGCCCGAGACATCTTCATCGGGGTCAACGCCGTGGATTACTCGGGATACCCTGATTGTCGCCCCGAGTTTGTGGAAGCCTTCGAGCGTATGGCCAACCTTGCGACCAAGGCAGGCGTTGAGGGGCAGGGCTTCACCATTCGTGCGCCTTTGCAGATGCTGAGTAAAGCCGACATCGTCAAAGCCGGGACCCGTCTGGGTGTGGATTACGGACTGACGGTTTCCTGCTATCAGGCCGACGAGCAAGGCCGTGCCTGCGGAAAATGTGACAGCTGCCGCCTGCGTGCGGAGGGCTTCGCGGCCGCTGGCGTCACGGACCCTACGCGTTATTTTTAA
- the queE gene encoding 7-carboxy-7-deazaguanine synthase QueE — MQDTLRITEVFYSLQGETRTAGLPTVFVRLTGCPLRCGYCDSEYAFSGGTVQTLDSLMEQVASYRPRYVCVTGGEPLAQPNAIPLLQRLCDAGYEVSLETSGALDISKVDTRVSRVVDLKTPGSKEVARNRYENIELLTPNDQVKFVICSREDYDWAVSKIIQYGLERRAGEVLFSPVHRDLNVTDLADWIVADNLPVRLQLQLHKILWNDEPGR, encoded by the coding sequence ATGCAAGACACATTACGCATCACCGAAGTATTCTATTCGCTGCAGGGCGAGACGCGCACAGCAGGCTTGCCCACGGTTTTCGTGCGTCTGACTGGCTGCCCTTTGCGCTGCGGTTATTGCGACAGCGAGTACGCCTTTAGCGGCGGAACCGTGCAGACCCTCGATTCGCTGATGGAGCAAGTTGCCAGCTATCGCCCGCGTTACGTCTGCGTCACCGGTGGCGAGCCCCTCGCTCAGCCGAACGCCATCCCTCTGCTGCAACGCCTTTGCGATGCCGGCTACGAGGTTTCCCTGGAAACCAGTGGCGCGCTGGACATCTCAAAAGTTGATACGCGCGTAAGCCGCGTCGTTGACTTGAAGACCCCTGGTTCCAAAGAAGTAGCGCGTAACCGATACGAAAATATCGAATTGCTCACGCCTAACGACCAGGTCAAATTCGTAATCTGCTCGCGGGAAGATTATGACTGGGCGGTATCGAAGATAATCCAGTACGGACTTGAGCGGCGCGCCGGCGAGGTATTGTTTTCCCCGGTCCACCGCGATCTGAACGTCACAGACCTGGCCGACTGGATCGTGGCCGACAACCTTCCGGTGCGTCTGCAGCTGCAGTTGCACAAGATCCTCTGGAACGACGAGCCGGGGCGCTGA